The Fictibacillus arsenicus genome contains a region encoding:
- a CDS encoding FAD-dependent oxidoreductase, which translates to MSEKFDVIVVGAGPAGISCAYELAKAGVNVLLIERGEYPGSKNVMGGVLYRKMMEDVIPEFWKEAPLERPIVEQRFMMMDKESAITVGYKGMEWGQEPYNNFTVLRAKFDQWFAGKAVEQGALLVNETVVLECIVENGKVVGVRTDRPDGDLYADVVVLADGVNSLLAKSLGFHKEFRPDEVALATMEIIKLDKKTIEDRFNLEENQGTTIELFGDATKGILGTGFLYTNKDTLSLGVGSLLSGLIKHKIKPYELLEYVKNHPMIRPYIAGGEPVEYLAHMIPEGGYKSMPKVAGNGVLVVGDAAQLVNAIHREGSNLAMKSGQFAAEAVLLAKERDDYSEATLNHYKTRLMSSFVGQDMKKYKDSTHHFDKFPQYFEKYIPMANKAMSQMFTVDGTSKWDKQKKIWRDVGTAGEKLKLARDAYRAWKVMK; encoded by the coding sequence ATGTCTGAAAAATTTGATGTTATCGTTGTCGGGGCAGGTCCTGCCGGCATTTCCTGTGCGTATGAATTGGCAAAAGCAGGCGTGAATGTTTTATTAATTGAACGCGGTGAATACCCAGGTTCGAAAAACGTAATGGGCGGGGTTCTATACCGCAAAATGATGGAAGATGTAATTCCAGAGTTTTGGAAGGAAGCACCGCTTGAGCGGCCGATCGTGGAACAGCGGTTCATGATGATGGATAAGGAATCGGCGATAACTGTCGGCTACAAAGGGATGGAGTGGGGACAAGAACCGTACAACAACTTTACGGTGCTGCGCGCAAAGTTTGATCAGTGGTTTGCGGGGAAGGCTGTTGAGCAGGGTGCACTTTTAGTTAATGAAACCGTAGTTTTGGAGTGTATTGTAGAAAACGGAAAGGTAGTTGGAGTGCGGACTGATCGTCCTGATGGCGATCTTTATGCGGATGTTGTCGTGCTGGCGGACGGTGTTAACTCCCTTTTAGCAAAGTCACTCGGATTCCATAAAGAGTTCCGGCCTGATGAAGTTGCACTGGCCACAATGGAAATCATTAAACTCGATAAAAAGACGATTGAGGATCGTTTTAATCTGGAGGAAAATCAGGGAACGACGATTGAACTTTTTGGTGACGCAACAAAGGGAATCCTTGGCACCGGATTTTTATATACGAACAAAGACACCTTGAGTCTTGGGGTCGGTTCACTTCTATCTGGGCTGATTAAGCATAAGATTAAACCGTATGAACTTTTAGAATATGTGAAGAACCATCCGATGATTCGCCCTTACATCGCTGGCGGGGAGCCGGTTGAGTACTTGGCGCACATGATACCTGAAGGCGGCTATAAATCGATGCCGAAAGTGGCGGGGAACGGGGTGCTTGTTGTCGGGGATGCTGCACAGCTCGTGAATGCGATTCACCGCGAAGGCTCAAACCTTGCGATGAAGTCGGGACAGTTTGCGGCAGAAGCGGTATTACTCGCTAAGGAACGCGACGATTATTCGGAAGCTACACTCAATCACTATAAAACAAGATTGATGAGCAGTTTCGTTGGCCAGGACATGAAAAAATATAAGGATTCTACGCATCATTTCGATAAGTTCCCGCAGTATTTTGAAAAGTACATTCCGATGGCGAACAAAGCGATGAGCCAGATGTTCACGGTTGATGGCACGTCTAAATGGGATAAACAAAAGAAGATTTGGCGAGATGTGGGAACGGCTGGAGAGAAACTCAAATTGGCTCGTGACGCATACCGGGCGTGGAAGGTGATGAAGTAA
- a CDS encoding electron transfer flavoprotein subunit alpha/FixB family protein, producing the protein MSFEDYHGIWVFIEVKDGEVVPVSLELLGAGKELADKRGTELAGVLIGENVTQLADSLFEYGADTVYVYDYAIFKDYRTESYMKALLECCQKYKPEVILYGATSTGKDLASAVATDLPTGLTADSTILDIEEDTGLLLASRPAFGGNIMATILCKKYRPQMATVRPKVMKALTPEPGRTGKLVEETASLKEEDIRTKVLEIVRHTTQKVKIDEADIIVAGGKGLGSPNGFQLVHQLAETLGGAVGGSRDVVEAGWIEHHHQVGQTGVTVTPKIYFAIGISGAIQHIVGMQNSGLIIAINNDPEAPIFQSSHYGIVGDAFEIVPLLIEQFKQAFNREAVDHV; encoded by the coding sequence TTGAGTTTCGAAGACTATCATGGCATTTGGGTTTTTATCGAGGTGAAGGACGGGGAAGTTGTGCCGGTTTCTCTGGAGTTGCTTGGAGCGGGGAAAGAGCTTGCGGATAAACGTGGGACAGAACTAGCTGGTGTTTTAATCGGAGAAAACGTCACACAACTAGCAGACTCTCTTTTTGAATACGGAGCGGACACCGTCTACGTGTATGACTATGCTATTTTCAAAGATTACCGGACAGAGTCGTACATGAAAGCTTTGCTGGAGTGCTGTCAAAAATACAAGCCGGAAGTGATTTTGTATGGGGCAACGTCGACGGGTAAGGACTTGGCGAGCGCGGTCGCGACAGACCTTCCGACGGGGCTCACGGCCGACTCTACCATTTTGGACATTGAAGAAGATACAGGCTTATTGCTTGCGAGCCGTCCGGCGTTTGGCGGGAACATCATGGCTACGATTCTTTGTAAAAAGTACCGGCCGCAAATGGCGACGGTACGGCCGAAAGTGATGAAAGCTCTTACGCCAGAACCGGGCCGGACAGGTAAGCTAGTAGAAGAAACGGCTTCTCTTAAGGAAGAAGATATCCGAACAAAAGTGCTCGAGATCGTCAGGCATACGACTCAAAAAGTGAAAATTGATGAAGCGGATATTATCGTCGCTGGCGGAAAAGGGTTAGGCAGTCCGAATGGGTTTCAGCTTGTTCATCAATTAGCGGAAACACTGGGCGGAGCAGTTGGGGGAAGCCGTGATGTGGTAGAAGCGGGTTGGATTGAGCACCATCATCAGGTTGGACAGACAGGTGTAACGGTTACGCCTAAAATCTATTTTGCGATCGGCATTTCTGGTGCTATTCAGCACATTGTTGGCATGCAGAATTCGGGTCTCATTATCGCGATCAACAACGACCCTGAAGCTCCAATCTTTCAATCTAGTCACTACGGAATCGTCGGGGATGCCTTTGAAATTGTGCCACTTTTAATCGAACAATTTAAACAAGCGTTTAACAGAGAGGCGGTCGACCATGTCTGA
- a CDS encoding helix-turn-helix domain-containing protein encodes MHLGEKIRYFRKVKNLSQQELAAGICSIPYLSKIENGVTEPSHEIQEHLAARLEIRLESMNENEMMRNYVDLFHSLYQRDHKSAVQKYNTLIDSPSQSVDQDILHKIFKSIYMMMTKQETQGVHALLDEVSYIDNVMKGEKAFYYFLARGQLSYYSNNYEEAFNDFLLAEKQMENNRFQEWEKGYLLYLIALTANQLYRNILALEYTIQALEIFEKTYFFKRCADCRIILAIVHLRVRNFDESTKQLLLAETIANTFNDKVLQGVIYHNLGSIATHKGETEQAIELYSRSLEAKENVTLSAKIMTIYALVKEYEKTKQPEKGLALIDTWLEQVSNDPFNHGFELHLLYYKDLFTYGEINTEFMINELIPYFEQRNEWIHLADYYPILGKYFEKQQKYKQASMYYSLGIEALKNMHQVGVTYV; translated from the coding sequence ATGCACCTAGGCGAAAAGATACGGTACTTTCGAAAAGTCAAAAACTTATCCCAGCAAGAACTCGCAGCCGGGATCTGTTCGATTCCCTATTTAAGCAAAATTGAAAACGGCGTAACCGAACCTTCACATGAAATACAAGAGCATCTAGCCGCTCGATTAGAAATAAGATTAGAGTCCATGAACGAAAACGAGATGATGCGAAACTATGTTGATCTCTTTCATTCCCTTTATCAGAGAGACCATAAATCTGCTGTACAGAAGTATAATACTTTGATAGATTCCCCATCACAATCTGTCGATCAAGATATCTTGCACAAAATATTTAAAAGCATCTATATGATGATGACCAAGCAAGAAACACAGGGAGTTCACGCTTTGTTAGATGAGGTTTCATACATAGACAATGTGATGAAAGGGGAAAAAGCGTTTTACTATTTTCTAGCTAGAGGGCAGCTCAGCTATTATTCAAATAATTATGAGGAAGCATTTAACGATTTTTTATTGGCAGAAAAACAGATGGAGAATAATCGCTTTCAAGAATGGGAAAAGGGATATTTGCTGTACTTGATCGCTCTCACAGCAAACCAGTTGTATAGAAATATTCTTGCTTTAGAATACACCATCCAGGCATTAGAGATATTTGAGAAAACCTACTTCTTTAAGAGATGTGCTGATTGCAGAATAATCCTGGCTATCGTTCATCTTCGGGTTAGAAATTTCGATGAATCTACTAAACAACTATTACTTGCTGAAACCATTGCGAATACCTTTAATGATAAGGTGCTACAGGGAGTGATTTATCATAACTTAGGTAGTATCGCCACCCATAAAGGTGAAACAGAACAAGCTATTGAGCTCTATTCAAGAAGTCTGGAAGCAAAAGAAAATGTAACCCTTTCTGCAAAAATAATGACGATCTATGCTCTGGTGAAAGAATACGAAAAGACTAAGCAACCGGAAAAAGGCTTGGCTCTTATAGATACGTGGCTTGAACAAGTTAGTAATGATCCGTTTAACCACGGATTTGAACTTCATTTACTCTATTACAAAGATTTATTTACATACGGTGAAATAAATACGGAGTTTATGATTAACGAACTGATCCCTTACTTCGAACAAAGAAACGAATGGATTCACCTTGCCGATTATTATCCGATACTCGGAAAGTATTTTGAGAAGCAGCAAAAGTACAAACAGGCCAGTATGTATTATTCATTAGGAATTGAAGCGTTGAAGAACATGCATCAAGTAGGGGTTACGTATGTATAA
- the deoD gene encoding purine-nucleoside phosphorylase has protein sequence MSIHIGAKQGEIAESILLPGDPLRAKYIAETFLEDVTCYNEVRGMLGFTGTYKGKRVSVQGTGMGIPSIGIYANELIREYGVKNLIRVGTCGAIQQDVKVRDVILAMTASTDSRMNHLAFPGIDFAPCANFDLLKKAYEAGTEKGLKIKVGNVLTADLFYRDSMDIVKKLAENGVLAVEMETTALYSIAAKYGVNALSILTVSDHIFTGEETSAEERQTTFNDMIEMALEVVSSEQ, from the coding sequence ATGAGTATCCATATTGGCGCAAAACAAGGTGAAATTGCAGAAAGCATTCTATTACCAGGAGATCCGCTTCGTGCAAAATATATTGCAGAAACGTTTTTAGAAGACGTAACGTGCTACAACGAAGTTCGCGGAATGCTTGGATTCACAGGAACATACAAAGGAAAACGCGTATCTGTTCAAGGGACAGGAATGGGGATTCCTTCGATTGGGATCTACGCAAACGAATTGATCCGTGAATATGGTGTAAAAAACTTGATTCGTGTTGGTACGTGCGGCGCAATTCAGCAAGATGTTAAAGTTCGTGATGTAATCTTAGCGATGACAGCATCTACAGATTCACGAATGAACCACCTAGCTTTCCCTGGCATCGACTTCGCGCCATGTGCAAACTTCGACCTATTGAAAAAAGCGTATGAAGCTGGAACTGAAAAAGGATTAAAAATCAAAGTAGGTAACGTGTTAACGGCTGACTTGTTTTACCGTGACAGCATGGATATCGTGAAAAAGCTAGCGGAAAACGGCGTACTAGCTGTTGAGATGGAAACAACAGCTCTTTACTCAATCGCAGCAAAATACGGTGTTAATGCACTTTCAATCTTAACTGTAAGTGATCACATCTTCACAGGTGAAGAAACTTCAGCAGAAGAACGTCAAACGACGTTCAATGACATGATCGAGATGGCATTGGAAGTAGTTAGTTCAGAACAATAA
- a CDS encoding ferredoxin family protein yields the protein MSEKKCQTIEEKQYLVRFNADTKSHLTVMDADVCLNHCPDKICTIFCPAEVYKWEEIRMHVGYEGCHECGSCRIGCPHQNIKWEYPKGGHGIVFRLG from the coding sequence ATGAGCGAAAAGAAGTGTCAGACCATCGAAGAAAAGCAGTATCTCGTTCGTTTTAACGCAGACACGAAATCACATCTCACCGTTATGGATGCCGATGTTTGTTTGAACCATTGTCCGGATAAAATTTGTACGATCTTTTGTCCGGCTGAGGTGTATAAGTGGGAAGAAATTCGCATGCACGTGGGGTACGAAGGCTGTCACGAATGCGGAAGCTGCCGAATCGGGTGCCCGCACCAGAATATCAAGTGGGAGTACCCAAAAGGCGGGCATGGGATTGTGTTTCGATTGGGTTAG
- a CDS encoding TrmB family transcriptional regulator, with product MLQKFGFSQYESQVFEVLASSEEPMDATNIVKYSGVPKSKIYEVLTRMIEKGMVLDSVSEKKKLYTALPLSIVIEKLTTEFQENVEQLKTSTSKRKFYDEHVWSLKVDSSIRAQTKKILQAAEKSIKVSAWQDDVRDYLPILEEKEKQGIAVEVLVVGELESSLTNVHTLIPAQEHHSLERFRLVVVDEEEVIFAGVENQSWQAMKTKSRPFIKVFIEFFYHDVALAKINEKHSELLMNDDEIRSVLMKLRY from the coding sequence ATGTTACAAAAATTCGGTTTTTCACAATATGAGAGTCAGGTGTTCGAAGTCCTTGCGTCCAGTGAGGAACCGATGGACGCTACGAACATCGTTAAATATTCAGGTGTACCAAAATCAAAGATATATGAAGTGCTCACGCGAATGATCGAAAAAGGGATGGTGCTGGATTCGGTTTCGGAAAAAAAGAAGCTGTATACCGCACTTCCGCTGTCCATCGTGATCGAGAAGTTGACGACTGAATTTCAGGAAAACGTGGAGCAGTTAAAAACGAGTACGTCTAAAAGAAAGTTTTATGATGAACACGTCTGGAGTCTAAAGGTGGATTCATCGATTCGTGCGCAGACGAAGAAGATTTTGCAAGCGGCGGAGAAATCGATTAAGGTTTCCGCATGGCAAGATGACGTACGTGATTACTTGCCCATACTTGAGGAAAAAGAAAAGCAGGGAATCGCTGTGGAGGTTCTTGTAGTTGGAGAACTAGAGTCTTCGCTAACGAACGTACATACCCTCATTCCGGCGCAGGAACACCATTCGCTAGAACGCTTTCGATTAGTTGTCGTGGATGAGGAAGAAGTGATTTTTGCCGGTGTGGAAAATCAAAGCTGGCAAGCAATGAAAACAAAGTCCCGTCCATTTATTAAAGTGTTCATCGAGTTCTTTTATCACGATGTGGCACTTGCGAAAATCAATGAAAAGCATTCGGAACTGTTGATGAATGATGATGAGATTAGAAGTGTTCTAATGAAATTGAGGTACTAA
- a CDS encoding electron transfer flavoprotein subunit beta/FixA family protein: MLHIVACIKQVPDTKIIKMNPKTNTMDRASAPAILNPYDAHAVEEAVRLKKRYGGTVSVLTMGPPPAVKAIKKCIEIGADEGYMISDRAFAGADTLATSYALTKAIEKISKIKPVDLIICGKMTIDGDTGQVGPGIARRLDMPPLTSVNMVKEINMEEGYAVVHRKLEDGYEVIQSTMPCLMSVEKEINEVPYSSMTNMLKAARYQPIIWAVADLEDVERTQLGLKGSPTIVSKVWAPTKPSGGEMLEGDAAKQTEQLLNILLEKKELFAAVKGGDGS, from the coding sequence ATGCTTCATATTGTGGCTTGCATTAAGCAGGTTCCGGATACGAAGATCATCAAGATGAACCCGAAGACGAATACGATGGACCGGGCGAGCGCGCCTGCCATCTTGAATCCTTATGACGCGCATGCGGTGGAAGAGGCTGTGCGTTTGAAAAAGAGATACGGCGGGACGGTTTCCGTTTTGACGATGGGGCCGCCGCCAGCTGTAAAGGCAATCAAAAAGTGCATCGAGATCGGTGCAGATGAAGGTTACATGATTTCTGACCGCGCCTTTGCTGGAGCGGATACGTTGGCAACGAGTTATGCCCTAACAAAAGCGATCGAGAAGATTTCTAAAATCAAGCCGGTGGATTTAATTATCTGCGGGAAGATGACGATCGACGGTGACACCGGACAAGTTGGACCAGGGATCGCTCGCCGTTTAGACATGCCTCCTTTAACATCCGTCAATATGGTAAAAGAGATCAATATGGAAGAAGGCTATGCGGTTGTTCATCGAAAGCTTGAAGACGGGTATGAAGTCATTCAGTCCACGATGCCTTGTTTGATGTCAGTAGAAAAAGAGATCAACGAAGTTCCTTATTCATCGATGACGAACATGCTGAAGGCAGCTAGATACCAACCAATAATTTGGGCGGTTGCGGATCTGGAGGATGTGGAGAGAACTCAGCTCGGGTTGAAAGGGTCGCCTACAATCGTATCAAAAGTTTGGGCACCAACAAAACCGAGTGGCGGAGAGATGCTGGAAGGCGATGCGGCTAAGCAGACGGAGCAGCTTCTAAATATTTTGCTAGAGAAAAAAGAACTTTTTGCTGCGGTGAAGGGAGGGGACGGAAGTTGA
- a CDS encoding tetratricopeptide repeat protein, translating into MNTNQRAIELLEENNYEGALKLFRKAVLEKRDIQSLTNLAWVYLHEEEDNQKALSLVLEAIDLSPESHFPYSFCGELLLKLEQYEEALKHLLTSISIQPTSEAYHNIGVAKYYLGDPAEASKYFGLASGKSDFTVYNQVRCLIMSNQVNEAKMVIDTFNENDDDFVGEVDLAELYAELQLYDAAIFWYDKGWESYYRQPHWVVWYVNSLIQTNQYTKAQEIINEAIQQKKEELNEAHEDVVDEDWTENDKRDHIKKLTKEINEYRSMIERVSAGVLPKIEFEPSAETGCYLFGCKRHGHPEYKD; encoded by the coding sequence ATGAACACAAACCAAAGAGCAATCGAATTATTAGAGGAAAATAATTATGAAGGGGCTCTAAAACTTTTTCGAAAAGCGGTTCTTGAAAAAAGAGATATTCAATCACTTACGAACCTCGCGTGGGTTTACTTGCATGAAGAAGAGGATAACCAAAAAGCGTTGAGTCTAGTTCTAGAAGCGATTGATCTCAGCCCCGAATCTCATTTTCCATATAGTTTTTGTGGTGAACTGTTATTGAAATTAGAGCAATATGAAGAAGCACTTAAACATCTACTTACATCTATTTCTATACAACCAACATCGGAAGCCTATCATAATATCGGAGTAGCAAAATACTATCTTGGTGATCCTGCAGAGGCTTCTAAATACTTTGGTTTAGCATCAGGAAAATCAGATTTTACGGTATATAATCAGGTAAGATGTTTGATTATGAGTAATCAAGTTAATGAAGCTAAAATGGTAATAGACACTTTTAATGAAAATGATGATGATTTCGTTGGAGAGGTCGATTTGGCTGAATTGTACGCAGAGTTACAACTTTATGACGCAGCGATTTTTTGGTATGACAAAGGTTGGGAAAGTTATTATAGGCAACCTCACTGGGTAGTTTGGTACGTTAATTCGCTAATTCAAACCAATCAATACACCAAAGCTCAAGAAATCATAAATGAAGCAATTCAACAAAAAAAAGAAGAGTTAAATGAAGCACATGAAGATGTTGTAGATGAAGATTGGACCGAAAACGACAAACGAGATCATATTAAAAAACTTACAAAAGAAATAAATGAGTATCGATCTATGATTGAACGGGTGTCAGCAGGAGTCCTTCCCAAAATCGAGTTTGAACCTTCCGCTGAAACCGGTTGTTACCTTTTTGGTTGCAAACGGCATGGACATCCAGAATACAAAGATTAG